In the genome of Roseovarius sp. Pro17, the window ACGGCGCTTTCCTTGACGGTGCGGTTAGCCCCGGCAACGCCGACATTCATCCTCGGAGATCGCAAAATCGAGATATGATGATGGAGCGCGGAATGGAGTCCAGCGGACCGCTGCCACCAGAGGCTGGCAACGAGCGCTAAACACGGCGTCACTATTATGCACGGCGCCAAAAACGCGCCGTGCAGTTTAACCCAGAAAGGAATGCGTCATTTCAAAGCGCCACTGTGAGCAGACAAGCAAAGATGCCCGCGACCTGCGTATCGCCCTTGGGCATTCGTGACCTTAAACACTGATCCAGATCAAGGCGAGCCGCCGACCAGAGGCTAATATCAGAATACAAATCACAAGAAAAGAATGGACGCATGTTCAGATCAATGCAAAGAAATTGGGCCTTTTGGATGCGGGCGGTGACCGTTGCCGCCGCGGTCATGGCCATTCTTGTCTCTGCATTGGCTATGTCGCCAGTGTCCGTCGTCAAATAAAATGGGACATCAGAGCGGCTTGAGCATTGGAGGCTCTGGCTCGTTCGTGTGATTGATTATGCGGCTTGTTTCTGGTGTTGCAAGCGGCGCTGTCGGATTGTCTGTTTCTTGATCTTCTCCCTTTCCCTGAGAATGGCTTTATCGCGGCCGAAGTAGACGTCGGCGGGTGTGACGTTGTTCAGACTCTCGTGGTATCGTTGGTTATTGTAATATTCGACGAAGGCCCCGATCTGCTGCTCGAGATCGCCGGGCAGGTAGTAATTCTCCAGCAGAACCCGGTTCTTCATAGTTTGGTGCCAGCGTTCGATCTTGCCTTGTGTCTGTGGGTGGAATGGCGCCCCGCGGACGTGCGTCATTTTGTGATCCTCCAGCCAATCGGCCAGATCGCCAGAGATATAGCATGAGCCGTTGTCGCTGAGCAGCCGCGGCTTGTGGCGCACGACCGCCTGGTCGCAACCCGATTCCGCCAGAGCCAACTCGATAGTGTCGGTCACATCGGCAGCACGCATGGTGCTGCAGAGCTTCCACGCAATGATGTAGCGGCTGTAATCGTCCAGGATCGTGCTGAGGTAATACCAGCCCCACCCGATGATCTTGAAGTAGGTGAAATCGGTCTGCCACATCTGGTTGATTGCCGTGGTTTTGTCTTTAAACTCGTCGGCCGCCTTGATCACCACATGCGCGGGCGCCGTGATCAGGTCAGCTTCCTTCAGAATACGATATGCTGATGATTCAGATATAAAATACCGCTTCTCGTCGGTGTATTTCACCGCCAGCTCCCGTGTCGTCAGGGCCTCAAATTCCAGCGCGAACTCGATCAAATCATCGCGCCGATCCTGTGGAATACGGTTCCAGACAGAACCTGGACGGGGTGCGTGGTCCGCCAGGGCATCAAGGCCGCCGTCGACATAACGATCATACCAACGGTAGAAGGTCGCGCGCGGGATGCCCAGCATGTCGAGGGTCTGCCTGGCCGGTAGATGTGAGCCTTCAACCGTTCGGATGATTTCCAGCTTCTCGGACGCGGGATACCTCATTTCTCTGCCTCCCCAGCCCCTGTCATGCTTTTTTTGAGCAGACGGTTCTCAAGGGTCAGGTCTGCCACGCATTCCTTCAGGGCAAGTGACTCCGAGCGCAGATCTTTGACTTCTGGCGACGTTGCCTGCCGGGCCGTGTCGCCGGACAATCGCCGCTTGCCAGCCTCAAGGAATTCCTTCGACCAGCTGTAATATAGGCTTTCGGCGATGCCTTCACGGCGACAGAGCACCGAAATGCTCTCTTCGCCTCGCAGACCCGCCAAGACGATGCGGATCTTCTCCTCAGCCGAATAGGTCTGACGGGTCTTGCGGCGGATGTTCTTGACCAGCTTGTCAGCTGCGTCCTTAGACGTTCCGGATTTCTTGTTCATCTTCACTCCATGAAGGTTACGATGAACCAGAAATCCTCCGTTGTTCAATTCCTCAAATCTGTCCCACAGGCGCTGACGTCAGACAGGAATGGCGGTGGGAAACATTGCTGGTCTTCCTAATCGTGGGAGTGAGATTCTGAATGGAGTTCGTCATTTGGGCGTTGACGCAGAAACAGCCATTCAAACGCAAAGACAGCCGCCATCAGACCAAGCGACACAAGCACGATAAGCGGGTCACTTTGCCATTTCAGTGCGCCAAAGACCGACAGCACGACGACATCCAGCGCGATCGCAGTGAGCATCACCCATCCGCTCGCCTTGATGTCCTGTTTCAGGTGGCGGAACACACCCCAGTGGATGATGATGTCCATCACCAGATAGAAGAACGCGCCGAGCGAAGCGATCCGGCTGAGATCGAAAAACACGGTCAAAAAGCTGGCGATCACCACGGTATAGATTAGCGTATGATCGCGGATCATCCCCGGCAGGCCGAAATGGCTGTGCGGGATCAACTTCATGTCGGTCAGCATCGCGAGCATGCGGGAAACTGCAAAGATGCTTGCGATCAGGCCCGAGGAGGTGGCGACGATGGCCAGCAGGACAGTCAGATAGAAACCCGTCTGGCCAAGGGTCGGACCTGCGGCTTCGGCCAGGGCATAATCCTTGGCGGCGATGATCTGCTCCAGTGTCAGACTGGACCCCACGGCAAATGCCACCAGCAGATAGACAATAACGCAGAGACCGATGGATACGATGATCGCCCGTCCGACATTGCGATGCGGGTTTGTGACTTCGGCACCGCTGTTGGTAATCGTGGTGAACCCCTTGAACGCGAGGATCGACAGCGCCACGGACGCGACAAAGCCTGTGATTTGCGTCGATTGTTGATCAGAAGCAGCCACGAAAGAAATGCCGCCCGCCCAAAGCGCCGCTGCCCCGAACAGCGCGATGCCGCCGACTTTGATGACGGCCATGACGATCGAGAACAGCCCGACGGATCGGTTGCCCGCAGCATTGATAAGGTAGGCAAAGATGATGAGGGCTACGCCGAGCGCGGGAACCAACCAACCGGACTGATCCATGCCCAGACCGCGTAGAAGATACGTGGCGAAGGTTCTTGCAACGAGACTCTCGTTGATCACCATCGACAGCGCCATAAGCAGCGCGGCCGCAGCTGCGATGGTTGTCGGACCATAGGCCTTTTGCAGGATCATCGCGATCCCGCCAGCCGACGGATAGGCATTCGACACTTTGATGTAGGTATAAGCGCTGAATGCGGTCACGATAGCTCCGACCACGAATGACAACGGAAAGAGCGGCCCTGCAAGCTGCGCAATCTGCCCTGTCAGAGCGAATATTCCGGCACCGATCATCACGCCGGTACCCATTGCGATCGCTCCAGATAATGTAATGCTGTTCGCCTTATATTCCGAAACCATTTAGAGTGTCCTTTTTCTGGATTGCGGCGTGTCGTTCGATTGAGCCATTTGTCCTGATCCGCGCGCCTTCCAGCACATGTCGCAAACCGGGTCCCCCGCCGACAGCGTATGAGGCCTTTGATAATGTCCTCGCTTACCATCGGCGGCGATGAGGTCTGCACCGGGCCAATCGTAGCGGCACCAGCTTTGCCGGAATGCCTCGAGTAGTTCAGGATCCTCGCGGCGCGCGGCGATAGCGCGCGCGAATGTCTGCGGCGGACAATGCGTGAAATGTGTCTGCAGGTCGTCGCCGTCCCGAAAGACACGCGTTTCGTAGCCCGGTGCGCCGACCGGGCGGAACGGAAAGATCAGCAATCCGCGAATTGTCCAACGAAGTCTGCGCCCCGGATCGCGGCTGACAATCCGTGATGGCAGGGATGACAGTCCGAGCATGCGACGATAAAGATCCCATCCTACATCGGCCGTGACCGAATGTGCAGATGACGTCTCGACTCCGTGCGACCGCAGCGCGGCGTCGGCGGCGACCGTATAGATCGCCAATTCAACCATCAGCCGACTCCCTGCATTCGGAAGGTGTGGCAAATCGGCAATCGCTCTCATCACCGCGCTTTCGCGCTCCAGCGTGTCGAGGAAGCGGTCAGTGTCTTCGGGCAACCAGCGCAGCGCATCACCGCTGGTCAGCCACAGCGTCCGGTTGGCCAGATTCCGATGGCACGTTCGCCTTACGTGTTTCCAGAGAAGCCAGCGGATTATCCTCCAACCAAGGCGCGTGCGCTCATCCGGTGCAGGTTGTTCAGTCATGAGATACCCGCTTTCTGCGCCAGTCCCTTACCGCAACGATGACAAGAGGTGTCAGCGTCAACGCACCCAGCCCGATGGCGGCCCAAGCGGCACGCCCTAGTTCTCCACTGACGGCTTCATTGCCGAAATGCGCCAGAACGAAACTCGCGGGAATGATCCCGGCAAGGGTGGCCACCGCAAAGCGCCAGAAGTGCAGACAGCTGAGGCCGGCGGCGTAACTGACGATGTCGAAAGAGATGAACGGCATCAACCGGCTGGCGAACACCGTGAAGGTCAGCGCGTTCTGCGACCCGAGCCAGCCTTTGTCCACCTTTTCGCCCAACCACCGGGTCAGCACGTCGCGACCCAGAAAACGTGCGAGTGCGAAGGCGGTCAATGCGC includes:
- a CDS encoding IS3 family transposase (programmed frameshift) — protein: MNKKSGTSKDAADKLVKNIRRKTRQTYSAEEKIRIVLAGLRGEESISVLCRREGIAESLYYSWSKEFLEAGKRRLSGDTARQATSPEVKDLRSESLALKECVADLTLENRLLKKKHDRGWGGREMRYPASEKLEIIRTVEGSHLPARQTLDMLGIPRATFYRWYDRYVDGGLDALADHAPRPGSVWNRIPQDRRDDLIEFALEFEALTTRELAVKYTDEKRYFISESSAYRILKEADLITAPAHVVIKAADEFKDKTTAINQMWQTDFTYFKIIGWGWYYLSTILDDYSRYIIAWKLCSTMRAADVTDTIELALAESGCDQAVVRHKPRLLSDNGSCYISGDLADWLEDHKMTHVRGAPFHPQTQGKIERWHQTMKNRVLLENYYLPGDLEQQIGAFVEYYNNQRYHESLNNVTPADVYFGRDKAILREREKIKKQTIRQRRLQHQKQAA
- a CDS encoding APC family permease — translated: MVSEYKANSITLSGAIAMGTGVMIGAGIFALTGQIAQLAGPLFPLSFVVGAIVTAFSAYTYIKVSNAYPSAGGIAMILQKAYGPTTIAAAAALLMALSMVINESLVARTFATYLLRGLGMDQSGWLVPALGVALIIFAYLINAAGNRSVGLFSIVMAVIKVGGIALFGAAALWAGGISFVAASDQQSTQITGFVASVALSILAFKGFTTITNSGAEVTNPHRNVGRAIIVSIGLCVIVYLLVAFAVGSSLTLEQIIAAKDYALAEAAGPTLGQTGFYLTVLLAIVATSSGLIASIFAVSRMLAMLTDMKLIPHSHFGLPGMIRDHTLIYTVVIASFLTVFFDLSRIASLGAFFYLVMDIIIHWGVFRHLKQDIKASGWVMLTAIALDVVVLSVFGALKWQSDPLIVLVSLGLMAAVFAFEWLFLRQRPNDELHSESHSHD
- a CDS encoding TVP38/TMEM64 family protein; translation: MTHGFSIGTITKAALAAVLVLTTVALFVGSPSDLIRNVNGERISDWVDAAGAWGPILIIALMTVAIVATPIPSAPIALAAGAAYGHSLGAIYIVIGAEVGALTAFALARFLGRDVLTRWLGEKVDKGWLGSQNALTFTVFASRLMPFISFDIVSYAAGLSCLHFWRFAVATLAGIIPASFVLAHFGNEAVSGELGRAAWAAIGLGALTLTPLVIVAVRDWRRKRVSHD